One window of Cohnella hashimotonis genomic DNA carries:
- a CDS encoding LacI family DNA-binding transcriptional regulator produces the protein MVTIKDIAREAGVSISTVSFAFNGTAPVAPETKARIMEVIKRLNYQPNSAARGLVTRKTNSVCLFTPHPATDFFSFSGNNDFNGLLQGIGEVLDHKDYNLLLAWDSLGHKTKTPKLVKLMRERAMDGVLICLPEHDFQTIEELTEQNFPVVIVGSNSQANRVNSVDVDNYEISYKNTRHLLGLGHRRIAFISPGPLNYLVCEDRYEGFKDAMEEAGLRLRDDYLYIGDEKEQSGYKAAEHFLTLKEPPTALVAGRDAQAVGVIDYARAHGTSVPGDLAIVSFENSAAAVKYGISSATTNLYEIGKEGARLMLKLLGRKKDRAPQNVVIPSELVVRESCGGRSSALNADVKAEADADQA, from the coding sequence ATGGTTACAATCAAAGATATAGCTCGGGAAGCCGGCGTCTCCATCTCGACCGTCTCGTTCGCGTTTAACGGCACGGCGCCCGTCGCGCCCGAGACGAAAGCCCGCATCATGGAAGTCATCAAGCGACTGAACTATCAGCCGAATTCCGCGGCCCGCGGACTCGTGACGCGCAAGACGAACAGCGTCTGCCTTTTCACGCCACATCCCGCCACCGACTTCTTTTCCTTTTCCGGCAACAATGACTTCAACGGCCTGCTGCAGGGGATCGGCGAGGTGCTCGACCACAAGGATTACAACCTGCTGCTCGCTTGGGACAGTCTCGGCCATAAGACCAAGACGCCCAAGCTCGTTAAGCTGATGCGCGAACGGGCGATGGACGGCGTGCTGATCTGCTTGCCCGAGCACGATTTTCAGACAATCGAGGAGCTGACCGAACAAAATTTCCCCGTCGTCATCGTAGGGAGCAACAGCCAAGCGAACCGCGTCAACTCGGTGGACGTGGACAATTACGAGATTTCGTATAAAAACACGCGCCATCTGCTTGGACTCGGCCATCGCCGGATCGCCTTCATCAGTCCCGGACCGCTTAATTACCTGGTATGCGAAGACCGGTACGAGGGCTTCAAGGACGCGATGGAGGAAGCGGGACTGCGGCTTAGGGACGACTATTTGTACATCGGCGACGAAAAGGAACAGAGCGGCTACAAGGCCGCGGAGCACTTCCTGACGCTGAAGGAGCCGCCCACGGCACTCGTCGCGGGGCGGGATGCGCAGGCGGTCGGCGTCATCGACTACGCCCGGGCGCACGGCACCTCGGTGCCCGGCGACCTCGCGATCGTCAGCTTCGAGAACAGCGCCGCCGCCGTCAAGTACGGCATCTCCTCCGCCACGACCAATCTGTACGAGATCGGCAAGGAAGGCGCGAGGCTCATGCTGAAGCTGCTCGGCCGCAAAAAAGACCGTGCCCCGCAAAACGTCGTCATCCCCTCCGAGCTGGTCGTGCGCGAGAGCTGCGGGGGGCGGTCTAGTGCTTTGAATGCCGATGTGAAGGCAGAGGCTGACGCGGATCAGGCATAG
- a CDS encoding heavy metal translocating P-type ATPase, producing MESNSKGTEQATLAITGMTCAACANRIEKGLVKLEGVDAANVNFALEKASVSYDPSRVGVGAMEETIRKLGYDTVKETADFSIEGMTCAACAARIEKGLGKLPGVSAASVNLALETARVEYVPGTVSVADMQHKVEQLGYKATPKRDEADDAGADRRAAERSRQLRKLLFSAILSLPLLWSMVGHFSFTAWIYVPELFMNPWFQLALATPVQFYIGRGFYVGAYKALRNGSANMDVLVSLGTSAAYFYSLYLTVDWASAKMGVHHAPPMYYETSAILITLVLLGKWFERLAKGRTSEAIKSLMGLQAKTALVVRNGAELSIPVEQVVRGDVVLVRPGEKVPVDGEVIEGESSVDESMLTGESLPVGKKAGDAVIGATINKNGRLRIRATKVGKDTALAQIVKVVEEAQGSKAPIQRVADVISGIFVPIVVGIAVAAFLVWYFFVQPWDFAGALEKAIAILVIACPCALGLATPTSIMAGSGRAAEFGILFKGGEHLEMTQAIDTVVLDKTGTVTRGKPELTDVIISDETADAEAYLSEGDKVSLLLRFVGAAEKNSEHPLAEAIVAGIRERGIALPDAESFEALPGYGVRAVVEGRQVLVGTRRLLERENVAIGVTASETMTRLEEAGKTAMLAAFDGLYAGTIAVADTVKDTSAAAVARLQAMGIEVVMITGDNARTAAAIAAQVGISRVLSEVLPEGKAAEVKKLQAAGRKVAMVGDGINDAPALATADVGMAVGTGTDVAMEAADVTLMRGDLASIPDAIEMSRLTMRNIRQNLFWALGYNTVGIPVAAIGLLAPWVAGAAMALSSVSVVLNALRLQRAKLRS from the coding sequence ATGGAGTCGAACTCGAAAGGTACGGAGCAGGCGACATTGGCTATAACGGGAATGACCTGCGCAGCTTGCGCGAATCGCATCGAGAAAGGCCTTGTCAAACTTGAAGGCGTCGACGCTGCCAATGTGAACTTCGCATTGGAGAAAGCAAGCGTCAGCTACGATCCGTCACGCGTCGGCGTTGGCGCGATGGAGGAGACGATCCGCAAGCTGGGATACGATACGGTTAAGGAGACGGCGGACTTCTCGATCGAAGGCATGACCTGCGCCGCTTGCGCCGCACGGATCGAAAAGGGTCTCGGCAAGCTGCCGGGCGTCAGCGCCGCGTCCGTTAATCTGGCGCTGGAAACGGCCCGGGTCGAATACGTACCCGGAACAGTGTCGGTCGCCGATATGCAGCATAAAGTCGAGCAGCTCGGATATAAGGCGACGCCGAAGCGCGACGAAGCGGACGACGCCGGAGCGGACCGACGCGCAGCCGAGCGCAGCCGCCAATTGCGCAAGCTGCTTTTTTCCGCCATCCTGTCGCTGCCCCTGCTCTGGAGCATGGTCGGCCACTTTTCCTTTACCGCATGGATCTACGTACCGGAGCTGTTCATGAACCCCTGGTTCCAGCTGGCGCTGGCGACGCCCGTGCAGTTTTATATCGGTCGCGGTTTCTACGTAGGCGCCTACAAAGCGCTGCGCAACGGCAGCGCCAACATGGACGTCCTCGTATCGCTTGGCACTTCTGCCGCTTATTTCTACAGCTTGTACCTTACGGTCGATTGGGCGTCCGCGAAAATGGGCGTGCACCACGCGCCGCCGATGTACTATGAGACGAGCGCGATTCTGATTACGCTGGTGCTGCTGGGCAAGTGGTTCGAGCGTTTGGCCAAAGGCCGCACGTCCGAGGCGATCAAGTCGCTGATGGGCCTGCAGGCGAAAACGGCGCTTGTCGTACGAAATGGCGCGGAGCTCTCGATCCCGGTGGAGCAGGTCGTACGCGGCGATGTCGTGCTGGTCCGGCCGGGCGAGAAGGTGCCTGTTGACGGGGAAGTCATCGAGGGAGAGTCTTCCGTCGACGAATCGATGCTGACGGGGGAGAGCTTGCCGGTCGGCAAAAAAGCGGGCGACGCGGTTATAGGCGCCACGATCAACAAAAACGGCAGACTGCGCATCCGGGCGACCAAAGTCGGCAAGGACACGGCGCTCGCGCAAATCGTCAAAGTCGTCGAGGAAGCGCAAGGCTCCAAGGCGCCGATTCAGCGCGTGGCGGACGTGATATCGGGCATCTTTGTGCCGATCGTTGTCGGCATCGCGGTCGCGGCGTTTCTCGTCTGGTATTTCTTCGTGCAGCCTTGGGACTTCGCCGGGGCGCTGGAGAAGGCGATTGCGATTCTGGTCATCGCTTGCCCGTGCGCGCTCGGTTTGGCGACACCGACCTCGATTATGGCCGGCTCCGGCCGGGCGGCCGAATTCGGCATCCTGTTCAAGGGCGGCGAGCACCTGGAGATGACGCAGGCCATCGATACGGTCGTGCTGGATAAAACGGGTACCGTCACGCGGGGCAAGCCGGAATTGACGGACGTCATCATCTCGGACGAAACAGCAGATGCTGAGGCATATCTGAGCGAAGGGGATAAGGTTTCCCTACTGTTGCGGTTCGTCGGCGCGGCGGAGAAAAACTCCGAGCATCCGCTCGCGGAAGCGATCGTAGCGGGCATTCGCGAGCGCGGCATCGCGCTGCCGGATGCCGAATCGTTCGAGGCGCTGCCCGGCTACGGCGTGCGTGCGGTCGTGGAGGGCAGGCAGGTGCTGGTCGGCACGCGCCGTCTTCTGGAACGGGAGAACGTGGCGATCGGGGTGACGGCATCGGAAACGATGACGCGGCTTGAGGAAGCGGGCAAAACGGCGATGCTCGCGGCATTCGATGGCTTGTATGCAGGAACGATCGCGGTGGCGGACACGGTGAAGGATACTTCCGCAGCTGCGGTCGCCCGACTTCAGGCGATGGGGATCGAGGTCGTCATGATTACGGGGGACAACGCCCGCACGGCCGCGGCGATCGCGGCCCAGGTCGGCATCTCCCGCGTACTGTCGGAAGTGCTGCCGGAGGGCAAGGCGGCCGAGGTGAAAAAGCTGCAGGCGGCGGGCCGAAAGGTCGCGATGGTCGGCGACGGCATCAACGACGCGCCGGCGCTCGCTACGGCCGACGTCGGCATGGCGGTCGGCACGGGGACGGACGTCGCGATGGAGGCGGCTGACGTCACGCTCATGCGGGGCGATCTCGCGAGCATCCCGGACGCGATCGAGATGAGCCGGCTCACGATGCGCAACATCCGTCAAAACCTGTTCTGGGCGCTCGGCTACAACACGGTCGGCATCCCGGTGGCGGCGATCGGCCTGCTCGCGCCCTGGGTCGCCGGCGCAGCGATGGCGCTCAGCTCGGTATCCGTCGTGCTGAACGCGCTGCGACTGCAGCGGGCGAAGCTGCGGTCCTAA
- a CDS encoding metal-sensitive transcriptional regulator, translating to MSDTVNPEAYKPLFEGDEAESCHHEGGERKSHHSDKVKSSLISRLNRIEGQVRGIKGLIERDTYCDDVLNQIASVQSALNGVGKLLLEHHLKSCVVERIQEGDTDVLAELMTTMNKLIK from the coding sequence ATGAGCGATACCGTTAATCCCGAAGCCTACAAGCCGCTCTTCGAGGGCGACGAAGCGGAGTCTTGCCACCACGAGGGCGGAGAGCGCAAAAGCCACCACTCGGATAAGGTCAAGAGCAGTCTGATCAGCAGGCTGAATCGCATCGAAGGCCAAGTGAGGGGCATCAAAGGCTTGATCGAGCGGGATACTTATTGCGACGACGTGCTGAATCAGATCGCGTCCGTACAATCGGCGTTGAACGGCGTCGGCAAGCTGCTGCTTGAGCATCATCTCAAGAGCTGCGTCGTCGAGCGGATCCAGGAGGGCGATACCGACGTGCTGGCCGAATTAATGACGACGATGAACAAGCTCATCAAGTAA
- a CDS encoding LacI family DNA-binding transcriptional regulator produces MAKIRGVPTLKVTIRDVAQAAGVAPATVSNYLNDSAPVSEASRKKIGDAIARLNYRPIVRSVPSRNETEIALFVPEAFENKDRMYLDETFLDLLRGVGEQLRQSGSRLTLLWHKQLSDIEREIIGSGAIGGVIYPSPHVDDPIPGLLLDNDVPLVTLGELSNRTDYHSVDMDNIAGAQMATRHLIELGHRDIAFIAPCPLDTMLSFYRLTGYQRAMTLSGLPLRPEYVWVGDFSAETGYRIAAELLALPHPPTAIVAGRDMLALGAIAAARQAGLGTPGQLAVTGFDNTTLAEHHGITSVKAPLYDIGAEATRLLLEIIADKRSPARKLVIPTQLVVRASSDPASSDAGLRFY; encoded by the coding sequence ATGGCTAAAATAAGAGGTGTTCCGACATTGAAGGTGACGATCAGGGACGTGGCGCAGGCAGCGGGCGTTGCGCCGGCGACCGTATCCAACTACTTGAACGACAGCGCGCCGGTCAGCGAAGCGTCTCGAAAAAAAATCGGCGATGCGATCGCCCGCTTGAACTATCGGCCGATCGTGCGGAGCGTCCCGTCCAGAAATGAGACGGAGATCGCGTTGTTCGTGCCAGAGGCGTTTGAGAATAAGGATCGAATGTACCTCGACGAGACGTTTCTCGATTTATTAAGAGGGGTTGGCGAGCAACTGCGCCAGTCGGGCAGTCGTCTGACGCTGCTGTGGCACAAGCAGCTGTCCGATATCGAGCGTGAAATTATAGGTTCGGGCGCGATCGGCGGCGTTATCTACCCGAGCCCGCATGTGGACGATCCAATTCCGGGCTTGCTGCTGGACAACGACGTTCCGCTCGTGACGCTCGGGGAGCTGTCCAACCGGACCGATTATCATTCCGTCGACATGGATAATATTGCCGGCGCGCAGATGGCGACCCGGCATCTGATCGAGCTCGGGCATCGAGACATCGCCTTTATCGCACCGTGCCCGCTCGATACGATGCTGAGCTTCTACCGGCTCACCGGCTACCAGCGGGCGATGACGCTTAGCGGTTTGCCTCTGCGCCCCGAGTACGTGTGGGTCGGCGACTTCAGCGCGGAGACCGGCTACCGGATCGCCGCGGAGCTGCTCGCGCTGCCGCACCCGCCCACTGCGATCGTGGCGGGCCGCGACATGCTGGCGCTTGGCGCGATCGCCGCGGCGAGGCAGGCGGGACTTGGGACGCCGGGGCAGCTGGCCGTCACCGGATTCGACAACACGACGCTCGCGGAGCATCACGGCATCACGAGCGTGAAGGCGCCGCTGTACGACATCGGCGCCGAAGCGACCAGGCTGCTGCTGGAGATCATCGCGGACAAACGCTCGCCGGCACGCAAGCTCGTCATCCCGACGCAGCTCGTCGTCCGCGCGTCCAGCGATCCGGCTTCGAGCGACGCGGGGCTGCGGTTTTATTGA
- a CDS encoding discoidin domain-containing protein yields the protein MKRKASLRGLALLLLLTIAFPTNAFAVVNGSTSAGWNVFDPSTGGSYRYGPSMILNADNSIDMWTCSPGASGAWDYIRYKHSPDNGATWGSESVALQPTAGARDAYSVCDPGVVKFGGYYYMGYTSTENVNGTDNDVYVARSASVTGPWEKWNGSGWGGTSPQPFIVFDDAPIDTYGAGEPSFVVKNSTLYIYYTWMSRDPSTGKPVNQTRVRTASTTNSNWPGSMTYQGVAINRDLDGDDSTDHKYVPSMNKFIAIGTARRFGPFAYIKLYESADGITYKPATLPKNFISVAAHNAGITGNELGQFDTTKNNRIAYAYGTVWAYWYTAMNPITLTDSALPAVPIISAAIAGNGQTTLHFRTSGVAGETYKVKYGTASGSYTSTLTGISSSPYTVTGLTNGTPYYFTVVASNASGDSGNAQQVSATPLALTASPRSGVTVSSQIAGWEASKAIDADPNTTWSSAGHSSNASTEWVTVDTGASRMIQRVTLTPRQPNELSYPSKFNIQVSTDNATWVNADYDIRQYRIESPARNVYDFNEPLYGRYVRVYATELGHDENQPWGFQLQLGDVKIEEIPYGTSQSSAIAGWEGAKVLDGNQTTVWSSNAHSAAASAEWLAIDLGAARPIGAVKVTPRLSGVAFPVDFKFQSSVDGTTWTDIAGASYIGYANPGSAAQTFKFGSGVTARYVRMYATKLGADDYGNYYMQIADMRPDTLPPRTSASSSSIAGWETAKIADGQNDTYWSSAGHTAAAATEWASIDTGSVQSWSGLRIRPRPDAGFPVNFKLQSSVDGTNWTDIVGHDYMDYYNPKSTTQVFPFSSLVSARYFRMYATKLSADSFGNYYMQLAEIIADH from the coding sequence ATGAAAAGAAAAGCAAGCCTGCGTGGACTGGCGTTGCTGTTGCTGCTCACGATCGCCTTTCCGACCAATGCGTTCGCGGTCGTGAACGGCTCGACGTCGGCCGGCTGGAACGTGTTCGACCCGTCTACGGGCGGCTCCTACCGGTACGGACCGTCGATGATCCTGAACGCGGACAACAGCATCGACATGTGGACCTGCTCGCCCGGCGCATCCGGCGCGTGGGACTACATTCGGTACAAGCACTCTCCCGACAACGGCGCAACCTGGGGCAGCGAGTCCGTCGCCCTGCAGCCGACGGCCGGCGCGCGCGATGCCTACTCGGTATGCGATCCCGGCGTCGTCAAGTTCGGCGGCTACTACTATATGGGCTATACGTCCACGGAAAACGTCAACGGAACCGACAACGACGTCTATGTCGCGCGGTCGGCAAGCGTTACCGGGCCTTGGGAAAAGTGGAACGGCAGCGGTTGGGGCGGCACGTCCCCCCAGCCGTTCATCGTCTTCGACGACGCGCCGATTGACACGTATGGCGCCGGCGAGCCGAGCTTCGTCGTCAAAAATTCCACGCTCTATATTTACTACACCTGGATGAGCCGCGATCCGTCCACCGGCAAGCCGGTCAATCAGACGCGCGTGCGTACGGCTTCGACGACCAACTCCAACTGGCCGGGCAGCATGACGTATCAAGGCGTCGCCATTAACCGCGATCTGGACGGAGACGATTCGACCGATCACAAGTACGTTCCTTCGATGAACAAGTTTATCGCAATCGGGACAGCCAGGCGTTTCGGTCCTTTCGCCTACATCAAGCTGTACGAATCGGCGGACGGCATCACGTACAAGCCGGCGACCCTGCCTAAGAACTTCATCAGCGTCGCGGCCCACAACGCGGGCATCACCGGCAACGAGCTCGGACAATTCGATACGACGAAAAACAATCGGATCGCCTACGCTTACGGCACCGTTTGGGCTTACTGGTACACCGCGATGAATCCGATCACGCTGACCGACAGCGCGCTGCCAGCGGTGCCGATCATTAGCGCCGCAATCGCCGGCAACGGCCAGACGACGCTGCACTTCCGCACGTCCGGCGTCGCTGGAGAGACTTACAAAGTCAAATACGGCACCGCCAGCGGCAGCTATACGTCGACGTTGACCGGCATCTCCTCCAGCCCTTATACGGTCACCGGACTGACGAACGGTACGCCCTATTACTTCACGGTCGTCGCGAGCAACGCGAGCGGCGACAGCGGCAACGCGCAGCAAGTGAGCGCCACGCCGCTCGCGTTGACGGCGAGCCCGCGCAGCGGCGTGACCGTATCCAGCCAGATCGCCGGCTGGGAGGCTTCGAAGGCGATCGATGCGGATCCGAACACGACGTGGTCGAGCGCAGGCCACTCGAGCAACGCAAGTACGGAATGGGTCACGGTCGATACCGGCGCTTCACGCATGATTCAACGCGTCACGCTGACGCCGCGGCAGCCCAACGAGCTCTCGTATCCAAGCAAATTTAATATTCAGGTCAGCACGGACAACGCTACCTGGGTGAATGCGGACTACGATATCCGGCAATATCGGATCGAGTCGCCGGCCCGGAACGTATATGATTTTAACGAACCGCTCTACGGCAGGTATGTGCGCGTCTATGCGACCGAGCTGGGTCACGACGAAAATCAGCCTTGGGGCTTTCAGCTTCAGCTGGGAGACGTGAAGATCGAGGAGATTCCGTACGGCACCTCGCAGTCGTCCGCGATCGCGGGCTGGGAAGGCGCCAAGGTATTGGACGGCAACCAGACGACGGTTTGGTCGAGCAACGCTCATAGCGCGGCCGCCTCCGCGGAATGGCTCGCCATCGATTTGGGCGCGGCAAGACCGATTGGAGCGGTCAAGGTGACGCCTCGCCTATCTGGCGTGGCTTTCCCCGTCGACTTCAAGTTCCAGTCGAGTGTCGACGGCACGACGTGGACGGACATCGCGGGCGCTTCGTATATCGGATATGCCAATCCAGGCTCCGCGGCGCAGACGTTCAAATTCGGCAGCGGCGTCACCGCCCGATACGTGCGCATGTACGCAACCAAGCTGGGCGCGGACGATTACGGCAATTACTATATGCAGATCGCCGACATGAGGCCAGACACGCTGCCGCCGCGCACGTCGGCTTCTTCTTCCTCCATCGCCGGCTGGGAGACCGCAAAGATCGCGGATGGACAAAACGACACGTACTGGTCGAGCGCCGGCCATACTGCGGCTGCCGCTACGGAGTGGGCGTCGATCGATACGGGCAGCGTGCAGAGCTGGAGCGGCCTGCGCATCCGCCCGCGTCCGGACGCCGGCTTCCCGGTCAACTTCAAGCTCCAATCGAGCGTCGACGGCACGAACTGGACAGATATCGTCGGTCATGATTACATGGATTACTACAATCCGAAAAGCACGACGCAAGTATTCCCGTTCAGCAGCCTGGTATCGGCCCGCTACTTCCGGATGTATGCGACCAAGCTGAGCGCCGATTCCTTCGGCAACTACTACATGCAGCTCGCCGAGATCATCGCCGATCATTGA
- a CDS encoding alpha-glucosidase/alpha-galactosidase, whose protein sequence is MSKITFLGAGSTVFVKNVLGDSMLVPSLQGFELALFDINPERLKESESMLRNIQASNGSKCRIVAYSDRKEALRGAKYVVNAIQVGGYDPCTITDFEVPKKYGLRQTIADTLGIGGIFRNLRTIPVMMDFARDIREVCPDAWFLNYTNPMAVLTNVMNTHGGVKTVGLCHSVQVCVDHLFDGLGMEKEGVRSRIAGINHMAWLLEVTKDGVDLYPEIKRRAAEKQKEKHHDMVRYELMLKFGYYVTESSEHNAEYHPYFIKKNYPELIERFNIPLDEYPRRCIDQIKRWGEMRDSIVNNASLSHERSHEYASYIFDAMETNVPFKIGGNVMNTGLITNLPKEACVEVPCLVDASGVTPTYVGDLPPQLAALNRTNINTQLLTIEAAVTGKKEHIYHAALLDPHTSAELSMDDIVSLCDDLIEAHGDWLPKFR, encoded by the coding sequence ATGTCCAAGATCACGTTCCTCGGAGCGGGCAGTACGGTATTCGTCAAAAATGTACTGGGTGACAGCATGCTCGTGCCCTCGCTTCAGGGCTTTGAGCTGGCGTTGTTCGATATCAATCCGGAGCGGCTGAAGGAATCCGAGAGCATGCTTCGCAACATCCAGGCTTCCAACGGCAGCAAGTGCCGTATCGTCGCCTATTCCGACCGCAAGGAAGCGCTGCGCGGCGCCAAGTACGTCGTCAACGCCATTCAGGTCGGCGGCTACGATCCGTGCACGATTACCGACTTCGAAGTGCCGAAGAAATACGGCCTTCGCCAGACGATCGCGGACACGCTGGGCATCGGCGGCATTTTCCGCAATCTGCGCACGATTCCGGTCATGATGGACTTCGCCCGCGACATTCGCGAGGTATGTCCGGACGCCTGGTTCCTCAACTATACGAATCCGATGGCTGTCCTGACCAACGTCATGAATACCCATGGCGGCGTGAAAACGGTCGGTCTTTGCCACAGCGTGCAGGTGTGCGTCGATCATTTGTTTGACGGACTCGGCATGGAGAAGGAAGGCGTGCGGTCGCGCATCGCGGGCATCAACCATATGGCCTGGCTGCTCGAAGTGACCAAGGACGGCGTCGACCTGTATCCGGAGATCAAGCGCCGCGCGGCGGAAAAGCAAAAGGAAAAGCACCACGACATGGTGCGCTACGAGCTGATGCTGAAGTTCGGCTACTATGTGACGGAGTCGAGCGAGCACAACGCCGAGTACCACCCGTACTTTATCAAGAAAAACTATCCGGAGCTGATCGAACGCTTCAACATCCCGCTTGACGAGTATCCGCGCCGCTGTATCGACCAGATCAAGCGGTGGGGCGAGATGCGCGACAGCATCGTGAACAACGCGAGCCTCTCGCACGAGCGCTCGCATGAGTATGCCTCCTACATTTTCGACGCGATGGAGACGAACGTGCCGTTCAAGATCGGCGGCAACGTCATGAACACCGGCCTCATCACCAACCTGCCGAAGGAAGCTTGCGTCGAGGTGCCGTGCCTGGTCGACGCTTCGGGCGTGACGCCGACGTACGTGGGCGACCTGCCGCCACAGCTGGCCGCGCTCAACCGGACGAACATCAACACCCAGCTGCTCACGATCGAAGCCGCGGTGACGGGCAAAAAGGAGCACATTTACCACGCCGCCCTGCTTGATCCGCACACGTCCGCCGAACTGTCGATGGACGACATCGTCTCCCTGTGCGACGACCTGATCGAAGCGCACGGCGACTGGCTGCCGAAGTTCCGTTGA
- a CDS encoding helix-turn-helix domain-containing protein: MSNPFSRTSVHPNPRASATLSVLFAGHSQTEPEHRMGPQKLDHFLIHTVAEGKGWYRCRDRHYDLGEGDSFVIFPGEMYVYESDKERPWRYRWIAFHGPDAERWLAAAGVDALHPIVRGGSEEALRAMRAVDGAFAKKSWTAEWEAEGWLRLAFAAWARANRPAGPAAGAEPRSLSAVEADRAARWLQAQQSDPSVTIARMAAELGYHRTHLTKLFKRETGMTPVAYLQQLRIERASSLLAEPLSVEEVALSVGYSDPLYFSKSFKKLTGQTPSEYRRRVRAGD; this comes from the coding sequence ATGTCCAATCCGTTCAGCCGCACGTCCGTGCATCCGAATCCCCGCGCGTCCGCGACATTGTCCGTTCTGTTCGCGGGACACTCGCAGACCGAGCCTGAGCATCGGATGGGACCGCAGAAGCTGGACCACTTCCTCATCCATACGGTCGCCGAGGGCAAAGGCTGGTACAGATGCCGCGACAGGCACTATGACCTCGGGGAAGGCGATAGCTTCGTCATTTTTCCGGGCGAGATGTACGTCTACGAGTCGGACAAGGAACGGCCGTGGCGGTATCGCTGGATCGCCTTCCACGGTCCCGATGCCGAGCGCTGGCTCGCCGCGGCGGGCGTCGACGCGCTGCATCCCATCGTGCGGGGCGGCAGCGAAGAAGCGCTGCGCGCGATGCGGGCGGTGGACGGCGCGTTCGCCAAAAAAAGCTGGACCGCCGAATGGGAGGCGGAGGGCTGGCTGCGGCTTGCGTTCGCGGCATGGGCCAGGGCGAACCGCCCGGCCGGACCGGCTGCCGGCGCCGAACCGCGCAGCCTCTCCGCCGTCGAGGCGGACCGGGCCGCGCGCTGGCTGCAGGCGCAACAGTCGGATCCCTCCGTCACGATCGCGCGGATGGCCGCCGAGCTCGGCTACCACCGCACGCATCTGACGAAGCTGTTCAAGCGGGAGACGGGCATGACGCCTGTCGCCTACCTGCAGCAGCTGCGCATCGAGCGCGCCAGCTCGCTGCTCGCCGAGCCGCTCTCCGTCGAAGAGGTCGCCCTGTCCGTCGGATACAGCGACCCGCTTTACTTTTCCAAGTCGTTCAAGAAGCTGACGGGCCAGACGCCTTCGGAATATCGGCGGCGAGTACGGGCGGGAGACTAA